In Gemmatimonadota bacterium, a single window of DNA contains:
- a CDS encoding sodium/solute symporter (Members of the Solute:Sodium Symporter (SSS), TC 2.A.21 as described in tcdb.org, catalyze solute:Na+ symport. Known solutes for members of the family include sugars, amino acids, nucleosides, inositols, vitamins, urea or anions, depending on the system.): MTGFTTLDVVVLVAYLVGTTVWGAWLGRGQKGGTDYFLGSRSLPWIAVMLSIVATETSTLTFLSVPGVSYAGSLVFLQLTFGYLAGRIAVSAIFLPAYYRGELSTAYALLEDRFGLGARRVTSAIFMVTRLLADSVRLFATAIPLALITGWPYPVSIAVIGVLTVTYTYFGGIKAVVWVDVVQMGLYLLGAVVAIIALQLALPDGWSGVFSSAGAAGKMQVVDFTWSLTTTYTIWAGVIGGAVFTMASHGTDQLIVQRLLTCTDQRAAQKALVGSGVAVIFQFLLFLMIGLGLWAFYGGREFSSTDEIFATFIVQQLPPGLRGLLIAGVFAAAMSSLSSSINSLASATAYDFWAPLVGARDDESRVLKAGKAFTLVWAVLLIGGAILFIPLSEGTAAVEVALGIAALVYGGLLGAFALGLFTKRPGQGAAILGIVIGIGTVVVLRDRMAWPWYVPAGATVTLVVGSLAGLFQKRAA; this comes from the coding sequence GTGACCGGTTTCACAACGCTCGACGTGGTCGTCCTCGTCGCGTACCTCGTCGGTACGACGGTCTGGGGCGCTTGGCTCGGACGAGGTCAGAAGGGCGGCACCGACTACTTCCTCGGTAGTCGCTCGCTTCCGTGGATCGCGGTTATGCTCTCGATCGTCGCCACGGAGACGAGCACGCTCACGTTCTTGAGCGTCCCTGGCGTGTCGTATGCGGGCAGCCTCGTCTTCCTGCAGCTCACCTTCGGATACCTGGCTGGCCGAATCGCGGTGTCGGCGATCTTCCTGCCGGCCTACTACCGCGGCGAGCTGTCTACCGCGTACGCGCTGCTCGAGGACCGTTTCGGCCTGGGTGCCCGGCGGGTGACGTCCGCGATTTTCATGGTCACGCGGCTGCTCGCCGACTCGGTGCGCCTCTTCGCCACAGCGATCCCGCTGGCGCTGATCACGGGGTGGCCGTACCCGGTCTCGATCGCGGTGATCGGTGTGCTCACCGTCACCTACACGTATTTCGGTGGCATCAAGGCAGTCGTCTGGGTCGATGTGGTGCAGATGGGCCTCTACCTGCTCGGGGCCGTGGTCGCGATCATCGCGCTCCAGCTCGCGCTACCGGACGGCTGGTCGGGCGTCTTCTCGAGCGCCGGCGCGGCCGGGAAGATGCAGGTCGTCGACTTCACGTGGAGCCTCACGACCACGTACACCATCTGGGCAGGCGTCATCGGTGGCGCGGTCTTCACGATGGCGTCGCACGGCACCGATCAACTCATCGTGCAGCGACTGCTCACGTGCACCGATCAGCGTGCCGCGCAGAAAGCGCTCGTCGGCAGCGGCGTAGCGGTCATCTTCCAGTTCCTGCTCTTCTTGATGATCGGACTGGGGCTTTGGGCTTTCTACGGCGGTCGAGAATTCAGCAGCACGGACGAGATCTTCGCGACGTTCATCGTGCAGCAGTTGCCGCCCGGATTGAGGGGGCTCCTCATCGCCGGGGTCTTCGCTGCCGCGATGTCTTCTCTCTCGTCTTCGATCAACTCACTCGCGTCTGCGACGGCGTACGATTTCTGGGCGCCGCTCGTGGGCGCCCGGGACGACGAGTCACGCGTTCTCAAGGCGGGCAAAGCATTCACCCTGGTGTGGGCGGTACTGTTGATCGGCGGCGCGATCCTGTTCATCCCGTTGTCGGAAGGCACCGCGGCGGTCGAGGTCGCGCTTGGCATTGCCGCGCTGGTATACGGCGGGCTGCTGGGGGCGTTCGCGCTCGGTTTGTTCACGAAGCGTCCGGGTCAGGGCGCGGCGATCCTGGGGATCGTCATCGGCATCGGGACCGTCGTCGTGTTGCGGGATCGCATGGCGTGGCCGTGGTACGTACCGGCCGGGGCGACGGTGACGCTGGTGGTGGGTTCTCTCGCGGGCCTGTTCCAGAAGCGAGCCGCGTGA
- a CDS encoding Hsp20/alpha crystallin family protein produces the protein MAITKYRFRYPSYSPWRELEDVQNRIAGFFDNPSASRRSWTPSVNVSETKDGLAVTAELPGLSEENLSIELEENVLTISGEKTEQVTEGDEERRYHVWERSYGSFRRSFSLPRTISGDDITATFENGVLTILLPKAPEAKGRTIEIAKN, from the coding sequence ATGGCCATCACGAAATATAGGTTCCGGTACCCGAGCTACTCCCCTTGGCGTGAACTCGAGGACGTACAGAACCGGATTGCCGGCTTCTTCGACAACCCGTCGGCGAGTAGGCGGAGCTGGACGCCGTCGGTGAACGTCTCAGAGACCAAGGACGGACTTGCGGTCACCGCCGAGCTGCCCGGGCTCTCGGAGGAGAACCTCTCCATAGAGCTCGAAGAGAACGTGCTCACCATCTCAGGTGAGAAGACCGAGCAGGTCACGGAGGGCGACGAGGAGCGCCGGTACCACGTCTGGGAGCGCAGCTACGGTTCGTTCCGCCGCTCCTTCTCGCTGCCGCGGACTATCAGCGGCGACGACATCACGGCGACGTTCGAGAACGGAGTACTGACCATTCTGCTCCCGAAGGCACCGGAGGCCAAGGGCCGCACGATCGAGATCGCCAAGAACTAA
- a CDS encoding ABC transporter permease: METMIQDLRYGLRSLWKSPAFAVVSTVTLALAIGVNTSIFSLVSVIIFADLPMRESETVALVRGVNPELEIDQGSVSPADYMDLVERSRSFESLSALTEGQWVLTGLDQPIRVTGLRFTAGLTETWKLPPVLGRSFAEGEDQRGAEPVAMLSHGFWQDQYGGRPDVIGETISLDGQERTIVGVTHPKLEFASFATAQVITPLILNRGDPDRARRYLFVSGRLAPGVTQEMATEEVRQIGMDLADEFPAQNRGWGLWSAPVMESLIDEDGRLILLLLQLTVGMVILIACANVANMLLARATTRAREIAVRSALGAGRTRLIRQLLTESLVISLAAAGLGLGFAYALNKTLVWISAGTQEIFLMAEFDGKVLAFTLLVSLVAPLAFGLFPALRASASGPSGALRDGRSAGGGRSGKRARSALVTAQVSLALTLMIVATLLTRSVINLQTRPLGFVADGLLTVQLDLPQNSYEEPESRLRFFAQAREEMSGVPGIGTVEMTSVIPAAGFGARRSLTIEGREEVEGRAAATALFVTVSQGYFGLIGLPIVQGRAFTQADDASSLKVAILSKAIADRYWLDQDPVGRRFQIVGAEDWLQVVGVASDVRGTRDTDRGSPDIYVPHTQDARSSMYLVTRTTADRARLAGPIRDAIWTVDPNQPIDAIQTMVRAQYLSASGNFALLTLFVTFAVFALFMAAIGIYGVMAYSVSQRRKEIGLRLALGAEVGTVRWMVVSEGARMLAVGIGVGLLAAFAISRLLGNLVFGMSATDPLTFIGVPLVLAGVALVANLVPAMRATRFDPADTLRAD, encoded by the coding sequence ATGGAGACCATGATCCAGGACCTCCGCTACGGCCTTCGCTCGCTCTGGAAGAGCCCCGCCTTCGCGGTCGTATCCACAGTGACGCTCGCGCTCGCGATCGGCGTGAACACCTCGATCTTCAGCCTGGTGAGCGTGATCATCTTCGCGGACCTGCCCATGCGGGAGTCGGAGACGGTCGCGCTCGTCCGAGGCGTCAATCCCGAGCTCGAGATCGACCAGGGCAGCGTGTCGCCCGCGGACTACATGGACCTCGTCGAGCGGTCGCGCAGCTTCGAGTCTCTGTCGGCTTTGACCGAGGGCCAGTGGGTACTCACCGGTCTGGACCAGCCGATCCGCGTCACGGGTCTGCGGTTCACGGCTGGACTGACCGAGACATGGAAGCTGCCACCCGTTCTGGGGCGTAGCTTCGCCGAGGGAGAAGATCAAAGGGGAGCCGAGCCCGTGGCGATGCTCTCGCACGGGTTCTGGCAAGACCAGTACGGCGGCCGTCCCGACGTCATCGGTGAGACGATCAGCCTCGACGGGCAGGAGCGCACGATCGTCGGGGTGACCCATCCCAAGCTCGAGTTCGCATCGTTCGCCACTGCTCAGGTCATCACGCCCTTGATACTCAACCGCGGGGATCCCGATCGCGCCCGTCGCTACCTCTTCGTATCGGGGCGGCTCGCGCCGGGCGTGACGCAGGAGATGGCCACCGAGGAAGTGCGTCAGATCGGGATGGATCTCGCCGACGAGTTTCCGGCTCAGAATCGGGGATGGGGCCTGTGGTCGGCTCCGGTCATGGAATCCCTGATCGACGAGGACGGCCGTCTGATCTTACTCCTGCTGCAGTTGACGGTAGGCATGGTGATCCTGATCGCCTGCGCGAACGTGGCCAACATGCTGCTCGCTCGGGCTACCACGCGGGCTCGGGAGATCGCGGTCCGGTCGGCGCTGGGAGCGGGGCGGACGAGGCTGATCCGTCAGCTTCTGACCGAGAGCCTGGTCATTTCTCTCGCTGCCGCAGGCCTCGGGCTCGGCTTCGCGTATGCGCTGAACAAGACCCTGGTTTGGATCTCGGCAGGCACGCAAGAGATCTTTCTCATGGCCGAGTTCGATGGCAAGGTACTCGCCTTTACGCTTCTCGTGTCGCTCGTGGCGCCCCTCGCTTTCGGACTCTTCCCGGCGCTGCGCGCGTCCGCCTCGGGGCCATCCGGCGCGCTGCGCGATGGGCGCTCCGCCGGTGGTGGACGCTCGGGCAAGCGCGCGCGCAGCGCGCTCGTGACGGCACAAGTCTCGTTGGCGCTCACACTGATGATCGTGGCCACGTTACTCACCCGTTCGGTGATCAACCTGCAGACGCGTCCGCTCGGCTTCGTCGCCGACGGTCTGCTCACGGTTCAGCTCGACCTGCCGCAGAACAGTTACGAGGAACCGGAGTCGCGGCTGCGGTTCTTCGCTCAGGCCCGCGAGGAAATGAGCGGTGTTCCGGGCATCGGCACGGTCGAGATGACCAGCGTCATTCCTGCCGCGGGTTTTGGCGCACGCCGCTCACTGACCATCGAAGGGCGCGAGGAGGTCGAGGGGCGCGCTGCCGCCACAGCACTCTTCGTCACGGTTTCCCAGGGGTATTTCGGCCTCATCGGGCTACCCATTGTTCAGGGTCGAGCGTTCACGCAGGCTGATGACGCGTCGTCCCTGAAGGTCGCCATTCTCAGCAAGGCGATCGCGGACAGATATTGGCTCGACCAGGATCCAGTCGGGCGTCGTTTCCAGATCGTCGGTGCCGAAGACTGGCTACAGGTCGTCGGCGTCGCCAGCGACGTACGCGGGACCCGTGACACCGACCGGGGATCTCCGGACATCTACGTGCCGCATACTCAGGACGCCCGCAGCTCGATGTACCTGGTCACGCGCACCACTGCGGACCGGGCCCGCTTGGCCGGCCCCATTCGGGACGCGATCTGGACGGTCGATCCGAATCAGCCGATCGACGCCATCCAGACGATGGTGCGCGCCCAATACTTGAGCGCATCGGGCAACTTCGCGCTACTTACGCTCTTCGTGACCTTCGCGGTATTCGCACTCTTCATGGCCGCGATCGGCATCTACGGGGTCATGGCCTACTCCGTCTCGCAGCGCCGAAAGGAAATCGGTCTACGCCTGGCGCTCGGCGCGGAGGTCGGCACCGTACGGTGGATGGTCGTCTCCGAGGGTGCCCGCATGCTCGCAGTCGGCATCGGCGTCGGTCTCCTCGCAGCGTTCGCGATCAGCCGACTGCTCGGTAACCTCGTATTCGGCATGAGCGCCACGGATCCGTTGACGTTCATCGGCGTGCCGCTGGTGCTCGCCGGCGTGGCGCTCGTCGCAAATCTCGTTCCGGCCATGAGGGCTACCCGCTTCGATCCGGCGGACACGCTGAGAGCGGATTAG
- a CDS encoding inositol monophosphatase, with translation MGVERRLHALLQTAREAAEAAVSIHRRDAGKVGLGDAREKARADYVSKTDLDAQEAALAVIERSHPDHVVLAEEGDETVEDQLARWDGRPLWIVDPLDGTANFLHSHPQYCASVAVAVDGRAVAGAVTSGSTGERWWAAEGLGAFKGGRRIRVSSVSPLSRAMVGTGFPFKVLDMLPEYLGEFDRVLRTVSGVRRGGSAALDLAYLAQGSLDAFWEKILMPWDFAAGIVLVQEAGGVLARPDGSALDFAPGPVTGANSVELLDELRSLL, from the coding sequence GTGGGGGTTGAGCGCCGGCTGCACGCACTTCTCCAGACTGCGCGCGAGGCGGCCGAGGCGGCCGTCTCGATCCACCGCCGTGACGCGGGCAAAGTTGGGCTCGGTGATGCGAGAGAGAAGGCGAGAGCCGACTACGTCTCGAAGACCGACCTAGATGCCCAGGAAGCCGCGCTCGCGGTGATCGAGCGCAGTCATCCGGACCATGTCGTGCTTGCGGAGGAGGGCGACGAGACGGTCGAAGATCAGCTCGCACGCTGGGACGGTCGCCCACTCTGGATCGTCGACCCATTGGACGGGACGGCGAATTTCCTGCACTCTCATCCTCAGTATTGCGCTTCCGTGGCCGTCGCGGTGGACGGGCGGGCCGTGGCCGGGGCGGTGACGAGCGGGTCGACAGGGGAGCGGTGGTGGGCGGCTGAGGGCTTGGGTGCGTTCAAGGGCGGTCGTCGCATCCGAGTGTCCTCGGTGAGCCCCCTCTCGCGGGCGATGGTCGGCACGGGCTTCCCGTTCAAGGTGCTCGACATGCTCCCGGAGTACCTCGGGGAGTTCGATCGCGTGTTGCGCACGGTGTCGGGGGTGCGTCGAGGCGGCTCCGCCGCGCTCGACCTCGCCTACCTGGCTCAGGGCTCGCTCGACGCGTTCTGGGAAAAAATCCTCATGCCCTGGGACTTCGCGGCCGGAATCGTACTCGTCCAGGAGGCGGGCGGGGTGCTCGCTCGCCCCGACGGGAGCGCGCTGGATTTCGCGCCGGGCCCGGTGACCGGGGCGAACTCCGTGGAGTTACTGGACGAGCTGCGCTCCCTCCTCTGA
- a CDS encoding carboxypeptidase regulatory-like domain-containing protein — MNRSRLSATVLVIVSSLLASASADAQNVRGFVFGEESSAPLEGVLVRLLSRTLEPIDTVTTDFLGRFAFQANGPERYVIVAERTGYGSAPQVIEVGPIALARVSVTIAMRAMGTTSESETLGDERIAHLRGRVVVSGTNDPVEGASVTLVGSGKTVLTRWDGRFVLGDVQPGLQRMRVEHLAYAGRTWALEAEPGSAYDARIPIEVEAITLDGIEVTVRSRAVARKLEPVFERMERGLGGIFLTTHDFRRRGNGPVAHMLQGLPSTRVTGSGASSWRLSFRRGSTNLQAGCAPEIWVDGIRMVRSGGDLSEFLAMSTIDVEVIEVFPSASSIPVDYATSSFCMVGIWTKRGG, encoded by the coding sequence ATGAACAGGTCACGCCTATCCGCCACCGTTCTTGTGATCGTGAGCTCGCTGCTCGCCTCAGCGTCCGCGGATGCGCAAAACGTCCGCGGATTCGTGTTCGGTGAGGAGAGTAGCGCGCCGTTAGAAGGGGTCCTGGTTCGACTCCTGAGCAGGACTCTCGAACCGATCGATACGGTCACCACCGACTTCCTCGGCCGTTTCGCTTTCCAGGCGAACGGCCCAGAGCGGTATGTGATCGTCGCAGAGCGCACCGGATACGGCTCGGCACCTCAGGTCATCGAGGTCGGCCCAATCGCGTTGGCAAGGGTCAGCGTGACGATCGCGATGCGGGCGATGGGCACGACGTCGGAGTCCGAAACGCTCGGCGATGAGCGCATCGCGCACCTTCGCGGCCGCGTGGTGGTCTCGGGCACGAACGATCCCGTGGAAGGAGCCTCAGTCACGCTGGTCGGCAGTGGAAAGACCGTGCTCACGCGCTGGGACGGCCGTTTCGTTCTCGGTGACGTGCAGCCCGGTCTCCAACGGATGCGGGTGGAGCACCTCGCTTACGCCGGACGAACCTGGGCGCTCGAGGCCGAGCCCGGCAGTGCATACGACGCACGGATCCCCATCGAGGTAGAGGCGATCACGCTCGACGGCATCGAGGTCACGGTTCGGTCCCGTGCGGTGGCGAGAAAACTCGAGCCGGTCTTCGAGCGCATGGAGCGGGGCCTTGGGGGTATTTTTCTGACCACGCACGATTTCCGACGGCGCGGCAACGGTCCGGTGGCACACATGCTCCAGGGGCTTCCTAGCACGCGAGTGACGGGCTCAGGCGCCTCCAGCTGGAGGCTCAGCTTCCGTCGTGGCTCGACAAACCTCCAAGCAGGATGTGCGCCTGAGATCTGGGTCGACGGCATCCGCATGGTGCGCTCAGGCGGCGATCTGTCCGAGTTCCTCGCGATGAGCACGATCGATGTTGAAGTCATCGAGGTCTTCCCGAGCGCGAGCAGTATTCCGGTGGACTACGCAACGTCGTCGTTCTGCATGGTCGGGATCTGGACCAAACGTGGGGGTTGA
- the trpS gene encoding tryptophan--tRNA ligase, which translates to MSDTSSKGTRKRIFSGMQPTGEAHLGNYLGALRRWVGMQDDYDCIWCIVDEHAITAGGDPASMPAMVFDLAVSYLAVGLDPEKAIIFVQSDVPEHTELAWLLNAVTPVGDLERMTQYKDKSQNLESIPAGILNYPILQAADILLYKADGVPVGADQKQHLELTREIARKFNAAYGDTFPVTEPLIGEDVGRILGLDGKTKMSKSLNNTVPVLSEPDDVWARVRTAVTDPQRVRRDDPGRPEVCNVYSLHAFFTDDATRADIETQCRAATIGCVDCKRILSDNIADAFAPYRERAKQYLENPDRVRRVLDEGAQKARAIARETLAEAKQRMGLNWREALR; encoded by the coding sequence ATGAGTGACACCTCAAGCAAGGGTACGAGGAAGCGCATCTTCAGCGGTATGCAGCCCACTGGAGAGGCTCATCTGGGCAACTATCTTGGCGCGCTCCGCCGCTGGGTGGGCATGCAGGATGACTACGACTGCATCTGGTGCATCGTCGACGAGCACGCGATCACCGCGGGCGGCGACCCCGCATCGATGCCTGCGATGGTTTTCGATCTCGCGGTCTCTTACCTCGCCGTCGGGCTCGACCCTGAAAAGGCGATCATCTTCGTTCAGTCCGACGTGCCCGAGCACACCGAGCTGGCATGGCTCCTGAACGCGGTCACGCCCGTTGGCGACCTCGAGCGCATGACTCAGTACAAGGACAAGTCACAGAACCTGGAGTCGATTCCTGCCGGGATTCTGAACTACCCGATCCTGCAGGCAGCGGATATCCTCCTGTACAAGGCGGATGGTGTGCCGGTGGGTGCGGACCAGAAGCAGCACCTAGAGCTGACCCGCGAGATCGCGAGGAAGTTCAACGCTGCGTACGGCGACACTTTCCCGGTGACTGAACCGCTCATCGGTGAAGACGTCGGCCGTATACTCGGGCTCGACGGCAAGACGAAGATGAGCAAGTCGCTCAACAACACCGTGCCGGTCCTCTCCGAGCCTGACGACGTGTGGGCGCGCGTGCGCACCGCGGTCACCGATCCCCAGCGAGTCCGACGGGACGACCCCGGACGTCCGGAGGTCTGTAACGTTTACTCGTTGCACGCCTTCTTCACGGACGATGCGACGCGGGCGGACATCGAGACTCAATGCCGCGCAGCCACCATCGGGTGCGTGGACTGCAAGCGCATCCTCTCCGACAACATCGCCGACGCCTTCGCACCTTACCGTGAGCGCGCGAAGCAGTACTTGGAGAATCCGGACCGGGTGCGCCGTGTCCTCGACGAGGGAGCACAAAAGGCCCGCGCGATCGCCCGCGAAACGCTCGCGGAGGCGAAGCAAAGAATGGGCCTGAACTGGCGGGAGGCGCTGAGGTAG
- a CDS encoding type IV pilus twitching motility protein PilT, translating into MQELFKTAVERGASDIHIKAGDFIRARIHGDLQPLTQERLSVEQVKKIALSLIPHEKDKENFDRLLDYDCSWGIPGVGRFRVNIMKQRGSPMIVMRVIPIEIPSVEGLGLPPIINKLAAHERGLILVTGVTGSGKSSTMAAMINWINQNKKVHIVTLENPIEFLHRDNKASITQRDIGTDTESFATGLRAVLRQDPDVILIGEMRDKTTIETALKAAETGHLVVSTLHTRNAVQTISRIIAVFPAEEQEMIRIRVSESLQAVISQRLVQKKAGGRVAAMEIMPVTATIRDCIRDPERIDDIADLIAEGRDHYGSQTFDQHLIDLVRNDVVDFEVAKAAVNSPADFDLKMRMFSDPGTSEGGKRDLPDEMTQMYRG; encoded by the coding sequence ATGCAGGAGCTGTTCAAAACCGCGGTCGAGCGCGGGGCGAGTGACATCCACATCAAGGCGGGCGACTTCATCCGTGCCCGCATCCACGGTGATCTCCAGCCGCTGACTCAGGAGAGGTTGTCGGTCGAGCAGGTGAAGAAGATCGCGCTGTCGCTGATCCCGCACGAGAAAGACAAGGAGAACTTCGACCGGCTCCTCGACTACGACTGCTCTTGGGGGATTCCGGGCGTGGGCCGTTTCCGCGTCAATATCATGAAGCAGCGTGGCTCGCCGATGATCGTGATGCGGGTCATTCCCATCGAGATTCCGTCTGTCGAGGGTCTCGGGTTGCCACCGATCATCAACAAGCTCGCCGCCCACGAGCGTGGCTTGATCCTGGTGACCGGCGTCACCGGCTCGGGCAAGAGCTCGACGATGGCCGCGATGATCAACTGGATCAACCAGAACAAAAAGGTGCACATCGTCACCCTCGAGAACCCGATCGAGTTCTTGCACCGGGACAACAAGGCGTCGATCACGCAGCGTGACATCGGGACCGATACCGAGTCGTTCGCGACGGGCCTGCGCGCTGTGCTGCGTCAGGATCCGGACGTGATCCTCATCGGTGAGATGCGCGACAAGACGACCATCGAAACAGCGCTCAAGGCGGCGGAAACCGGGCACTTGGTCGTGTCGACCCTGCATACGAGGAACGCGGTCCAGACGATCTCCCGCATCATTGCGGTCTTCCCGGCCGAAGAGCAGGAGATGATCCGCATCCGTGTTTCCGAGTCCCTACAGGCGGTGATCTCGCAGCGCCTCGTTCAGAAGAAGGCCGGTGGCCGGGTGGCGGCGATGGAGATCATGCCCGTGACGGCGACGATCCGCGACTGCATCCGGGACCCCGAGCGCATCGACGACATCGCGGACCTGATCGCAGAGGGCAGGGACCACTACGGATCTCAGACCTTCGATCAGCATCTGATAGACCTCGTGCGAAACGACGTGGTCGACTTTGAGGTCGCCAAGGCCGCCGTGAACAGCCCGGCGGACTTCGACCTGAAGATGCGCATGTTCAGCGACCCGGGCACGAGCGAAGGCGGCAAGCGAGATCTCCCGGACGAAATGACCCAGATGTACAGAGGCTGA
- a CDS encoding dihydrodipicolinate synthase family protein, with amino-acid sequence MVDFSGTFLPVTTPFDPVTGDVDVIAFRANLRHWFGNPIRGILVAGSTGESVFLDEDERVTLLEAARDVVPEDALIIAGTGAESTRHTIRMTQRAADAGAEAVLVSPPAFFKAAMSAEILARHYRAVADASPVPVLIYQVPLRLSTLELSTRLIAELSRHPNIVGIKDSRGELGLLAELVEACVDDFQVLVGSGALLYGALEIGAVGGIVAVGLMAPAEAAEISVAFREGRSADAGRWQERIAPVHSQIVGGMGAPGIKAALDLLGLRGGGPRPPLAPLPEARVEEVRRILDAASLLTVASV; translated from the coding sequence ATGGTCGACTTCAGCGGGACGTTCTTACCGGTAACCACTCCGTTCGACCCGGTGACCGGGGACGTCGATGTCATCGCGTTTCGGGCGAATCTCCGTCATTGGTTCGGGAACCCGATCCGCGGAATCTTGGTGGCCGGATCGACGGGCGAATCGGTCTTCCTCGACGAGGACGAGCGCGTCACGCTGCTCGAGGCAGCGCGCGACGTGGTGCCTGAGGATGCGTTGATCATCGCGGGCACGGGGGCGGAGTCTACGCGCCACACGATCCGCATGACGCAGCGAGCGGCGGACGCGGGCGCCGAGGCCGTGCTCGTGAGCCCGCCGGCCTTTTTCAAAGCGGCGATGTCGGCGGAGATCCTAGCGCGACACTACAGGGCCGTCGCGGATGCATCTCCGGTTCCGGTCCTCATCTACCAGGTGCCACTGCGCCTGAGCACGCTCGAGCTCTCGACCCGACTGATCGCGGAGCTGTCCAGGCATCCCAACATCGTCGGGATCAAGGATTCGCGAGGGGAGCTCGGATTGCTCGCAGAGCTGGTCGAGGCGTGTGTCGATGACTTCCAGGTGCTCGTGGGCAGCGGTGCGTTGCTCTACGGTGCGTTGGAGATCGGAGCGGTCGGGGGCATTGTCGCGGTCGGGTTGATGGCCCCCGCCGAGGCCGCTGAGATCTCAGTGGCGTTCCGAGAAGGACGCAGCGCCGACGCCGGACGCTGGCAGGAGCGGATCGCTCCCGTGCACAGCCAGATCGTGGGCGGCATGGGCGCCCCGGGCATCAAGGCCGCACTCGATCTGTTGGGGCTGCGGGGCGGAGGTCCACGGCCGCCGCTCGCCCCCCTGCCGGAAGCTCGCGTGGAAGAAGTGCGAAGGATTCTCGACGCAGCGAGTCTCCTGACCGTCGCGAGCGTCTGA
- a CDS encoding transporter, whose translation MSRSPSSGALVLAACLASGSPLAAQWVEPPGQGWVALTTYHQDTRDVYDLQGRKDTFVGAGHVIATASFLTVARGLTRGVDAWAQFSFLRLRFSDLTGESTATGVGDTRFYVRLNPLLLVGMDLPVAVRAGVKLPVGDFDVGSDQLPLGDGQRDWEIMLEGGWSFYPAPFYFMSWAGYRWREARDGGRTDFGNERFFYAALGGTALLDFKFAVEGWYGQTPVFNNVLAVGAERELLRLGPSLLLNVGPGQLEVGARIPLRGRSLPAGEELVLGYFTRFGG comes from the coding sequence ATGTCTCGATCGCCTTCCAGCGGCGCGCTCGTCCTAGCCGCGTGCCTCGCTTCAGGGTCCCCCCTGGCGGCCCAATGGGTCGAGCCGCCCGGTCAGGGATGGGTCGCACTCACTACCTACCATCAGGACACTCGCGACGTCTACGACCTGCAAGGAAGAAAGGACACCTTCGTCGGAGCAGGCCACGTCATCGCCACCGCCTCGTTCCTCACGGTGGCCAGGGGGCTCACCCGTGGCGTCGACGCCTGGGCACAGTTCTCGTTCCTGAGGCTGCGCTTCAGTGACCTCACGGGCGAGAGCACGGCGACGGGGGTCGGCGACACCCGCTTCTACGTGCGACTGAACCCACTGCTCTTGGTCGGCATGGACCTTCCGGTCGCCGTCCGAGCAGGGGTAAAGCTACCTGTCGGAGACTTCGACGTCGGCTCCGATCAGCTCCCGCTCGGCGACGGCCAACGCGACTGGGAGATCATGCTCGAAGGGGGATGGTCCTTCTACCCAGCGCCGTTCTACTTCATGTCTTGGGCGGGATACCGGTGGCGGGAGGCCCGCGACGGGGGTCGCACGGATTTCGGCAACGAGAGATTCTTCTACGCCGCGCTCGGTGGCACCGCCCTCCTCGACTTCAAGTTCGCGGTCGAGGGATGGTACGGGCAGACACCCGTGTTCAACAACGTGCTAGCCGTGGGTGCCGAGCGGGAATTGCTGCGCCTCGGTCCTTCCCTACTTCTGAACGTCGGACCGGGCCAGCTCGAAGTCGGAGCTCGGATCCCTCTGAGGGGACGCAGCTTGCCGGCGGGTGAGGAGTTGGTGCTCGGCTACTTCACCCGCTTCGGAGGGTGA